A single genomic interval of Metamycoplasma salivarium harbors:
- a CDS encoding SGNH/GDSL hydrolase family protein — protein MFSNYDTQKYEVSILNLSIGDDPTILNVTYVVKKIGTDKVSDPAAKTITGFKLPKGQYKRPKSDVLIKKEDKIRYLSIGDSISAGFTGELDQDYHGEFKNGNVSGMSLAAYLAYYLNKIDSGKRLESFKNFATTNSTIWEWLDLLDADYTPTDPKYKKEHSVYQGTFYRFSDKAKLKEELIKEIQNANLMTMTLGANDFLRIALQVFEKVGLIDDLQEMFLKGQFDQQKLLKFLVFLQEAKNEIQARMEALLNKIKEINPNLNINVLNYPAPFYRLLSSLLSSAPIPNELKSFASLEFLMDQLSDPLKTAVKNVGDNTNFIDMVDNSFWNKNQKDLTKILFDLHPTPYGYKKLAQDVFVRLISHIVNKEALQNLGWTKKYTNKTNDAYKWQIETNESVSKIYKDIIGENPQDAYNKLFEKDELYKAIEPKLNGNNLSNRLQGFPEGYIQEIFMSIVNKIFQSDFLKKIDPDENIPNFFKNQNKAALKALIKWFVKSDYLKKNLDKAQELTQKAASDEKTGNINFADLTKILNETLFDPQELLKLAKEILSSDFTKEFKDEFTDAITRFVQNALKYDKFDAIIGKLIDKTYDSVKTYIPSKEQYKNLLTKIITHEKMPKFFGQTLKSLLTSIGENSLDSIDSFNGLIKAFFANQTENGKIAQEFSELFNALLKDADINTLFGNILADYISTAYPEIMQQEPQIEKNELKKLVGAFINSGIAINDKFNFDKMLANSLLNELKTNGLDFKFDTFAKTLANNFKDFALKNYETLLIESLKIVSSSNELKDPQIQKTFKKLFVNVYKYLDKQFGFKQKLLELIKSQLPALISENDFNEIFDSFVSDDNLEKLANFILNITSNNDFDWTKIKSLKDLSNAIFSSNKTNPVKFIKDILSSSKDNEKFINVVYKLINSTSIFEGIDEDNAKKIVKAILSTTLKIDDELAISNDFAKFVVEKLLLWNPNEKLDFKAILLEFANNLKSQIKDKETLIKIVKVLLSDIDLEEAILEKLFDNLYKLIKSKLNLADYAWNFVGSKLSSYISENEFKTLTTTLLNNKSAQELLRNTIVKTFLSMKKQDLSNLKTFSDLLKIALNKDGYLYKELPNVLKKIFTEKLTSQTAKTLIAKFAKRILSSKAPQYQDKVTEERIEKLLALVAEYFVKSDEELKYFVPTIQWIFRYIADKNENFDVKQFSIDLRDQIKAKLLERIKGKEEYFGKEFATLFTEINNKHHFSNLIWLSIGSKLSSYISENEFKTLTNNLVTLPETKQFLEKFMTMVLKSANAEMLSSLTLVDNVIKQFFKPNAEITKNFAKEFTIYLTSVLKNETIRASFATIVKNYLHKNYPDYLNNFDDNKINELIKVALSAFVNIESNTHILENDLNLAIKELADKGTKIDVKVLINKIKSNILDNKFALFKAIMKTDDVKTAKELFKSLLTHGYGLFKDKFNLKEVISNALSAFIDVEKVSKILDELLNNDVIEEIYNTIFDTMFNNLQVFEKANNFTEYVTELFKNDGTKLSTLIEKTLTSILNKQNIKEALFTLFNEYKLIDEFTENDENDLISFIPKLIKTLDDKFKLTENAILKLTTFIDNNEFGKIKTNLFGEILANIKEQINTPNKQFKLFAWILKDNTFANKKDLIGKLIANIYSFGIEKFLPNLEDIYTQLPNSVQEFITKEQFDSLLSSIIKSSYTKQFIKDVVDIMFSKNFDFDNVETYISFAKKILVEIKDDIKPKFIAYANNILGTPTVQNDLVAIIKNVAKSMSDIVFDDKHDEFFKKLLAHAFTIFDDVKLYDTFSNAIINNLDDPAKFVETIKNTIINLPFTDPKWLISILTQTTIKESKADVIKLIEDIFGQYINDETKIEKLLTKLNLVNVINKDSNTQDITKQFIISVLKNAKTKELISKVIETIFDNAETLKDSERWVDVIQKLANSTSINDLKTLIKEFIESVITSNDLFSKQIDITLNQMFLAKPELYRTNIVEKNKNNTVAKFMDSFLKSIVKEKTLFEQIYNNVFEQLKHLPTNTDNQIMQLIYTIIKGASKIVATSDFNPSNNEINIDLVKAVALGNNIYNIMKNVDPTSYVNFINYMFEVTKFSLDGGLYSFLFTGTLKDSASKHLGKMKLKSRSARALQQLASTKEEKKYEPVQKPKISIKYNMDISTIVSLLNNISPLLQSTLIPAVKSYITDISNKKYENIKDVKKLDSYKAITRIYTSLLLLAYPQTYNKEFEKTIVFFKVKVNLFWQTGTFKGLATEGFTSTAVYNIIRDLLFADTELKNKITTLYNTNESANIVGLNRFGQYDEHFFAGTHKDSRSEDFKQWKKHSDDSILAFIWNHDKKDTEYHNEENIVLIAKALQYGYLYKDMDKDNE, from the coding sequence TTGTTTTCTAATTATGATACACAAAAATATGAAGTATCAATTTTAAATTTATCAATTGGTGATGATCCAACAATTTTAAATGTAACTTATGTTGTTAAAAAGATAGGAACAGACAAAGTTAGTGATCCTGCTGCAAAAACAATAACGGGATTTAAATTACCAAAAGGTCAATATAAACGTCCAAAATCTGATGTTTTAATTAAAAAAGAAGACAAAATTAGATATTTATCAATTGGTGATTCTATTTCAGCTGGATTTACTGGTGAATTAGATCAAGACTATCATGGTGAATTTAAAAATGGTAATGTTTCTGGCATGTCACTTGCAGCTTATTTAGCTTATTATTTAAATAAAATAGATAGTGGTAAAAGACTCGAAAGTTTCAAAAACTTTGCTACTACAAATTCAACCATTTGAGAATGACTGGATTTATTAGATGCTGATTATACTCCAACAGATCCTAAATATAAAAAAGAACATAGTGTTTATCAAGGTACATTTTATAGATTTAGCGATAAAGCTAAATTAAAAGAAGAATTAATTAAAGAAATTCAAAATGCTAACCTAATGACAATGACTTTGGGTGCAAATGATTTTTTAAGAATTGCTTTGCAAGTGTTTGAAAAAGTAGGACTTATTGATGATTTACAAGAAATGTTTCTTAAAGGTCAATTTGATCAACAAAAATTATTAAAATTCTTAGTTTTCTTGCAAGAAGCAAAAAATGAAATTCAAGCAAGAATGGAAGCATTATTAAATAAAATTAAAGAGATTAACCCAAATCTTAATATAAATGTGTTAAATTATCCTGCCCCTTTTTATAGATTACTAAGTTCATTGCTTAGTTCAGCACCTATTCCTAATGAACTTAAATCTTTTGCAAGTCTTGAATTTTTAATGGATCAATTAAGCGATCCGCTTAAAACTGCTGTAAAAAATGTAGGTGATAATACTAACTTTATTGATATGGTTGATAATAGTTTTTGGAACAAAAACCAAAAAGATTTAACCAAAATATTGTTTGACTTGCATCCAACTCCATATGGTTATAAAAAACTTGCACAAGATGTGTTTGTAAGACTTATTTCTCACATAGTAAATAAAGAAGCATTACAAAATTTAGGTTGAACTAAGAAATATACCAATAAAACTAATGATGCTTATAAATGACAAATAGAAACTAACGAAAGTGTTTCAAAAATTTATAAAGACATAATTGGTGAAAATCCACAAGATGCTTACAATAAACTATTTGAAAAAGATGAACTTTATAAGGCTATTGAACCTAAATTAAATGGTAATAATTTGTCAAATAGATTGCAAGGTTTTCCTGAAGGATACATTCAAGAAATCTTTATGTCTATTGTTAATAAAATTTTCCAATCAGACTTTTTAAAGAAAATTGATCCAGATGAAAATATTCCTAATTTCTTCAAAAACCAAAATAAAGCCGCTCTAAAAGCTTTAATTAAATGATTTGTTAAATCAGATTATTTAAAGAAAAACTTAGATAAAGCTCAAGAATTGACACAAAAAGCTGCATCAGATGAAAAAACTGGAAATATTAATTTTGCTGATTTAACAAAAATTTTGAATGAAACATTATTTGACCCTCAAGAATTACTTAAACTTGCAAAAGAAATTTTATCTAGTGACTTTACAAAAGAATTTAAAGATGAATTTACCGATGCGATTACAAGATTTGTTCAAAATGCATTAAAATATGACAAGTTTGATGCGATAATTGGCAAACTTATTGATAAAACTTATGACTCAGTTAAAACATATATTCCTTCAAAAGAACAATACAAAAATTTACTAACTAAAATTATTACTCATGAAAAAATGCCTAAATTCTTTGGGCAAACTTTAAAATCATTATTAACCTCTATTGGTGAAAATTCTTTAGATTCAATTGATTCATTTAATGGATTAATTAAAGCATTTTTTGCAAATCAAACCGAAAATGGAAAAATCGCACAAGAATTCTCTGAATTATTTAACGCATTATTAAAAGATGCTGATATTAACACATTATTTGGAAATATACTAGCAGATTACATATCTACAGCTTATCCAGAAATTATGCAACAAGAACCTCAAATTGAAAAAAATGAACTTAAAAAACTAGTTGGTGCATTCATAAATTCTGGAATTGCAATTAATGATAAATTTAATTTTGACAAAATGCTAGCTAATAGTTTATTAAATGAATTAAAAACTAATGGACTAGATTTCAAATTTGATACATTTGCAAAAACATTAGCTAACAATTTCAAAGATTTTGCTTTGAAAAACTATGAAACTCTATTAATTGAAAGTTTAAAAATTGTTTCTTCAAGCAACGAACTTAAAGACCCTCAAATTCAAAAAACTTTCAAAAAATTATTTGTCAATGTTTATAAATACTTAGATAAGCAATTTGGCTTTAAACAAAAATTATTAGAACTTATTAAGAGCCAATTACCTGCATTAATTTCTGAAAATGATTTTAATGAAATATTCGATAGTTTTGTAAGTGATGATAATTTAGAAAAATTAGCTAATTTTATACTTAATATAACTTCAAATAATGACTTTGATTGAACCAAAATTAAAAGCTTAAAAGACTTATCAAATGCAATCTTCTCATCTAATAAAACAAATCCAGTTAAGTTTATTAAAGATATTTTGTCATCTTCAAAAGATAATGAAAAATTTATAAATGTTGTTTATAAACTAATAAATTCAACTTCAATTTTTGAAGGTATTGATGAAGATAATGCTAAAAAAATTGTTAAGGCAATTTTATCTACTACTCTTAAAATTGATGATGAACTTGCAATCAGCAATGATTTTGCAAAATTTGTTGTTGAGAAATTACTGCTATGAAATCCAAATGAAAAGCTTGATTTTAAAGCAATATTATTAGAATTTGCAAACAACCTAAAATCTCAAATAAAAGACAAAGAAACATTAATTAAAATAGTTAAAGTTCTTCTTTCTGACATTGATTTAGAAGAAGCTATTTTAGAAAAATTGTTTGACAATCTTTACAAATTAATTAAATCAAAACTTAATCTAGCAGATTATGCTTGGAATTTTGTAGGTTCAAAATTATCTTCATATATTAGTGAAAATGAATTTAAAACATTAACAACTACTTTATTAAATAATAAATCAGCACAAGAATTATTAAGAAACACAATTGTTAAGACTTTCTTGTCAATGAAAAAACAAGATTTAAGCAATCTAAAAACATTTAGTGATTTATTGAAAATTGCTTTAAATAAAGATGGTTATTTATATAAAGAATTACCTAATGTTTTAAAGAAAATCTTTACAGAAAAATTAACATCACAAACTGCTAAAACTCTCATAGCCAAATTTGCTAAGAGAATTCTTTCTTCAAAAGCACCTCAATATCAAGATAAAGTAACAGAAGAAAGAATTGAAAAACTACTTGCATTAGTTGCAGAATATTTTGTTAAATCTGACGAAGAATTAAAATACTTTGTCCCAACTATTCAATGGATTTTTAGATACATAGCTGACAAAAATGAAAATTTTGATGTAAAACAATTCTCAATTGATTTAAGAGATCAAATAAAAGCTAAATTGTTAGAAAGAATTAAAGGTAAAGAAGAATATTTTGGTAAAGAATTTGCAACCTTGTTTACTGAAATTAATAATAAACACCACTTTTCTAATTTGATTTGATTATCAATTGGTTCAAAATTATCTTCATATATTAGTGAAAATGAATTTAAAACATTAACCAACAATTTAGTAACACTTCCTGAAACAAAACAATTCTTAGAAAAATTTATGACAATGGTTCTAAAATCAGCAAATGCTGAAATGTTGTCAAGTTTAACATTAGTTGATAATGTTATTAAGCAATTCTTTAAACCAAATGCTGAAATTACTAAGAATTTTGCTAAAGAATTTACTATATATCTAACAAGTGTTTTAAAAAATGAAACAATTAGAGCTTCATTTGCAACAATTGTTAAAAATTACTTGCATAAAAATTACCCAGATTATCTAAATAATTTTGATGACAATAAGATTAATGAACTTATAAAAGTTGCTTTATCTGCATTTGTGAACATTGAATCTAACACTCACATTTTAGAAAATGATCTTAATCTAGCTATTAAAGAATTAGCAGATAAAGGTACAAAAATAGATGTAAAAGTATTAATTAACAAGATAAAATCTAATATTTTAGATAACAAATTTGCTCTATTTAAAGCAATTATGAAAACTGATGATGTAAAAACAGCTAAGGAACTATTTAAATCATTGTTAACACATGGTTATGGTTTATTTAAAGATAAGTTTAATTTAAAAGAAGTTATATCAAATGCACTTTCTGCATTTATAGACGTAGAAAAAGTTTCAAAAATACTTGATGAACTTTTAAATAATGATGTTATTGAAGAAATTTATAACACTATTTTTGACACTATGTTTAATAACTTGCAAGTTTTTGAAAAAGCAAATAATTTCACCGAATATGTTACAGAATTATTTAAAAATGATGGAACTAAATTATCAACATTAATTGAAAAAACTCTAACTTCAATCTTAAACAAACAAAATATTAAAGAAGCATTGTTTACATTGTTTAACGAATATAAATTAATAGATGAATTTACTGAAAATGACGAAAATGATTTAATTAGCTTTATTCCTAAATTAATCAAGACATTAGATGATAAATTCAAATTAACTGAAAATGCTATCTTAAAATTAACGACATTTATTGACAATAATGAATTTGGAAAAATTAAAACTAATTTATTCGGTGAAATACTAGCTAATATTAAAGAACAAATTAACACACCTAACAAGCAATTTAAATTGTTTGCATGAATTTTAAAAGATAATACATTTGCAAATAAAAAAGATTTAATTGGCAAGTTAATAGCAAATATTTATTCATTTGGAATAGAAAAATTCTTACCTAATTTAGAAGATATATACACTCAACTTCCAAATTCTGTCCAAGAATTTATTACTAAAGAACAATTTGATTCATTACTCTCATCAATAATTAAATCTTCATATACTAAACAATTTATCAAAGACGTTGTTGATATTATGTTTAGTAAAAACTTTGATTTTGACAATGTTGAAACATACATATCATTTGCTAAAAAAATATTAGTTGAAATCAAAGATGACATTAAACCTAAATTTATTGCATATGCAAATAATATTTTAGGTACGCCTACAGTTCAAAATGATTTAGTTGCAATTATCAAAAATGTTGCAAAAAGTATGTCAGATATTGTTTTTGATGACAAACATGATGAATTCTTTAAAAAATTATTAGCTCATGCATTTACTATCTTTGATGATGTAAAACTATATGACACATTTTCAAATGCTATTATCAATAACCTTGATGACCCTGCTAAATTTGTAGAAACTATTAAAAATACAATTATTAATTTGCCATTCACAGATCCTAAATGATTGATTTCAATTCTAACTCAAACTACAATTAAAGAATCTAAAGCTGATGTTATTAAACTAATTGAAGACATCTTTGGTCAATATATTAACGATGAAACAAAAATTGAAAAATTATTAACCAAATTAAATCTAGTTAATGTAATTAATAAAGATTCAAATACTCAAGATATTACTAAACAATTTATTATTTCAGTCCTTAAAAATGCTAAAACTAAAGAGCTAATTAGTAAAGTTATTGAAACAATTTTCGATAATGCTGAAACTCTTAAAGATTCAGAAAGATGAGTTGATGTTATTCAAAAACTTGCTAATTCAACAAGCATTAATGATTTAAAAACATTAATTAAAGAATTTATTGAATCAGTAATTACAAGCAATGATCTATTTTCAAAGCAAATTGATATTACATTGAACCAAATGTTTTTAGCAAAACCTGAACTTTACAGAACAAATATTGTTGAAAAAAACAAAAATAATACAGTTGCTAAATTTATGGATAGTTTCTTAAAATCAATAGTGAAAGAAAAAACATTGTTTGAGCAAATTTACAATAATGTATTTGAGCAACTAAAACATCTACCAACAAACACTGATAATCAAATTATGCAACTTATATACACTATTATTAAAGGCGCTTCAAAAATAGTTGCAACAAGTGACTTTAACCCTTCAAACAATGAAATTAATATTGATTTAGTTAAAGCGGTTGCATTGGGAAATAACATATACAATATTATGAAAAATGTTGATCCAACTAGTTATGTAAACTTTATTAACTATATGTTTGAAGTAACTAAATTTAGTTTAGACGGTGGATTATATAGCTTCCTATTTACTGGCACACTTAAAGATAGTGCTTCGAAACATTTAGGCAAAATGAAACTAAAATCTAGATCAGCAAGAGCATTGCAACAACTAGCAAGCACTAAAGA